CCTTCGCATTCTGTATAGAAATCTGGTCATTGAGTGTCCAGAAATCATAAAGAATGCCCAGGCCACATAAACCCGCCGTCAACAAATACAGAATGCCAGTCAACCATTTGCCTTGATACATTCTGTGCACGCCAAACAACCCCAGAAAGGTCAGCAATATCCATGCGAGGTTGTAATCGATACTGCCGGCGTTGAAACGCAAGTCGGCTTGTCTATCCATGCTGGGAATTAAAAATAAATCGATCAACCAGCCTATGCCGAGCAAGCCCAGAGTGAAAAACCATATCGTGCCGGTTACTGGCTTGCCGTAATAAAAACGGTGCGCCCCGAGAAATCCGAAAATCCATAACAGATAACCGATGACCTTGAGATGTGTATCGCGTTGCGTCATGACAATACCCTTAAGCTGATGCAACGGTGCATTATATACGCACCAATGTTTGTGCCAGTTGTTCTAGG
The DNA window shown above is from Cellvibrionales bacterium and carries:
- a CDS encoding TM2 domain-containing protein; this translates as MTQRDTHLKVIGYLLWIFGFLGAHRFYYGKPVTGTIWFFTLGLLGIGWLIDLFLIPSMDRQADLRFNAGSIDYNLAWILLTFLGLFGVHRMYQGKWLTGILYLLTAGLCGLGILYDFWTLNDQISIQNAKG